One Coffea eugenioides isolate CCC68of chromosome 2, Ceug_1.0, whole genome shotgun sequence genomic window, tatattttttaaaatgttaacTTTACACTCCTTACAAATTCAAGTTAGCAAAATTTGGTCTCAATCTaaatttttgaccacttttaaGTGTAAAATTACCACATGACCTACATGAAATCATTTTTTATGTATAAAAGGTTAATCTTACTTTTTTAGTGATAAAAATAAAGATGAATAGGAAAAACTAAATATGATTCGGGGCCGACCCTACTTTTTTTAATgcaaaagtgaataaaaattgGGTTATTTGTTAACTACAAATAGGATCTTTAACTtttttgctttaaaaaaaaactatgtaTGGGTCATGTAATGAATTTAGAGTAAAAAATAGTTGACAATTTAGATTGACTTACTATTGTAAGGGTCgcaaatttatcattttaaaaatgaaagacgaaaaaattcatttggcaATATGTAACGacgttttgaacaattttttcatttttttaaaaaatattcttgtAACCTCCCAAATGCTGAGAAACCTTCATCCAAACTGCATTTGCAGATCACCCGGATAACGAATGATTTGGGTCTCTTAACTAataatatttatttaatataatctagctagcttttttttttcggtgCAATATCAAGCATGTGACCTTTGGGAATAAGAAATTGAAGTTTCTTGAGTTTCGACCATACAAATCTCAATTTTACATATTCGTCAAGTGCATGTAAACAAATTGATTTTTTCTACGGCAAATGAATTGTCACGGTTGAATTTTATTTCTACAGTAATTCCTGTTGAAAATGACAAAACTATACATTTCCACATCCAAATTACATTCGACCTGGAAGAATATTTTTGGCATTTCATTCAATAATAACTgtgaaaataaaattcaaattgtGACGTTAACACTATCCTTTCTTTTACGTATATACCCATGTTGAATTGTTCGAGCCAGAGGAGTTGAAGCAACCTTAAgttgtgtgtttggattgaagattattttactttatttgcaccttatttacacacactgatttgcttgcatcatcaatacatttttcaattatctttttatctcacatacatcatctcagaaaaaatgctacagtaaaaatatctcaaataatttacaatccaaacataaaaagaagaagcaaCCTTGTTACCAGCGGGTATTGTCTGCTTGGCTAGCGGCCGTAGCCTTTGACAGATAGCTTATCTGCACCATGCACAAGAATGGCTGCAAGGCAAAGTGCGTGCAGGCACCAATGCATGCCATTGAGAGTGCTGTACAAATTGATTCAATTAGTAAGAATGAATTATATTTTCGTAATAAGAACGGATCATTTATTTGTAAACGATTATACGTTTGAATTCTGCTGTTGATATAAAAATTGCATTAATGAACTGTACGTAACAATTTATTTAAGCAATCTCAGATACATGTTCTGTTTTGATCCACGGTCACGATAGAAGTAGAATACAGCCAAACATTTactgaaaaaggaaaaacttttCGTGATGGGatgggtgaaaaaaaaaaagcatgccCTTAACTCTTCAGTGTGCTGTCATTTGATAGATCTTAATGTTGTCACTTTTTCGGGGAAACTGAACTTTGCTTCTTCTTGTTGTACTGGTAAGCATTGCATGTTGTACCACTTTCATACAGTGGATAGGATCACAATTCAGAGCAAAGGTATCTCATTTTCGGATGGTTATATAGCACAGATACCAGTACAGAAACAGCCTTACACGCTAGTAGAAGTCACATCAGGAGGTGGTTTGGTGGCAACAGCGAGAATGCAAAAGTCGAATAGAAGAAGTAGATGTTGGAGAGTAGGAAATTACAAGAGAAGAAGAAATCGTTTGGGTGCGTAATTACTCGTGTGATATTCTAGGTTTACTTTTAGGATTAGTTTATTAAAAATCAAATGGTTATAATGAAATAGTATACCTTCATTAATAAGTAAGGTGGTGCAAAATGATAAATCATCCATCGATGTAAAGTTAAGTTAATTTATACGGCGTCTAAAAAACttactttttatttaataaCTTGGACTCAACAATTTGTTTTTAAGTTGACAACCAACTCCAAGTGAAGGGATGGTATTGAAACATGCTTAAGCTTTACTAACAATCAGCCgtattttttcctttcttttttaacAATCAATAATATATTCTTTATCGAACAGGTTGAGCTTCCAGGTTCCAACAGGTTTGCTGAGTTGTGAATTGTTTGTATTGATCATACCATCATGGATTAGTTGTaatcttatttcttttttaaaaaacaaagtACAGTAGATTGAACGCTAATCTAATGAAAGCTAGAAAAGAAGAGTATTTACTTAGGAACAAGAATCACCAGAGTTTATTCACACTCATATACAAATGACCTTTACCAACCAGGAATGCTTTTCAGGTGGCTTCTTACTCTCCGAAACACAAGAAAATCAATTTGTTGGCTTTCAACCTTTGCTAATATACTAATATAGGAAAGTACATCACAGACAAAATTGCAATAAGGCCaatgcaagaaaaaataaattatcgTCGATCGTCTAAAGTTGTAGTACTCCTGGATGGAGTTGACATGGATTCATCCGTGAGCGATCGATCCATTGATGAAAACTCTTCCTCATCTTCGGAATCGGCCGTTACGACTATGTTCTCAACTTCTCTTGCAACCTCACTCATTTCAGGGCGATTTTCAGGGGAACTTGCACAACATCTCATTGCAATCTGCAGTAGTTTTAGCATCCCATGATTGGCACTTCTCTGAACTGCTATTTCAACATCAAAAATCTCAGCTGTCCATTCTTCTCTGACTGCGCGATGAACCCACCTGCAAAGATCAACTGCATTGGTCCCTGGTGGGGCTGAATCAGCTGAAACTCTCCCTGTTACCAGCTCCAGGAGTAAGCAGCCATAGCTCCAAACATCAGACTTTCTTGACACCTTTTTGTGACTTTGGTATTCGGGTGATTTGAATGCAATCATACGTTGAGCTGCCAGTGGAGCTGCTACAAGTGAAGTTAGCCCATAATCCGTTACAAGGACACCATCATTTTCATCAAGAAGTACATTGGATAGCTTCAAATTTCCATGTGGGACAACGTTTGTTGACTTGGTGTTGAGGTGTAGATATTCCAATGCTCGACCTACACCACGAGCTACTGATAATCTTGAGCTCCACCGAAAAGGAATTCGAGTTGGTTTCCCCTTTCCCTCTGTAAGACACATCAGCAGAAGAGCTTAACGCATCCATCTTACTGATTTATACTCCAAAAACACTGCTAATAATGATAAATTGATTATACTTACCATTAAGTCGGTTGTACACGTTTCCGTTTGAAGCAAATTTGTATAGTAGTAGCTTTTCATCTTTGGAATAGTAATAGGCAAGAAGAGATAGCAAGTTTGGATGCTTTTGATGAGCAATCAGTCTTACTTGTTTCATGAATTCTTCACCGCTTAAAGGTTTCAAGTCCTTTAGTCGTTTTACGACAATTGGTCCCCTTTCCAGCATAGTCTTATAGCAGTTACCAAAGTTGCCTTTACCCAAACCTTCAGCAGATGCTTTTAGGAGATCGTCAAGTTCAAATTTCCTATCTTCATTTACGAACACAAGCTTCCCTTTCTCTACTTCATCAGCTGCTACCCTATTTCCCCCCGTTTCCATTTTAATCTTCTCATCCTTTTCTTCGTCCCCGACCAAAACGTGCTTTTCCTCCAGTTTTTTCTTGAGGTTTTTATACTTCTTAAAGAAAATAATGCAGAGGAATAAAAGAATGATCAAAGCAACAACATTAACAACTAATAAGATTGGAACAAGTTTAGACGACTTTGAACTTTTTGACTTGTTAGTATCGGACGTATCATTTTTGCTGTTGCAGTCTGAGGAAGATGGAGGGCCGCACAAGTTTGGATTACCAACGTACGAAAACCGGTTGAATGATTGAAGGACTTTAGTATTGGGAATTGGCCCCGAAAGATTGTTGTAAGACACATTGAATTCCCTCAAGCTAGTCTGATCAAACGATGGAATTGAACCACTCAAATTGTTAGCTTGAAGTTGCAATGATGCCAAGGAATTGAGCTTTAGAAGGGACAACGGTATTGCTCCATCAAACCTGTTGCCTGATAAATCAATGTCTGTCAACTTCTGATTGTTCGAGAAGCCCATCAGTGGTCCTGAAATTGAGTTGTCTTTGAAGCTCAGAATTGATAACTCTGTCAGGTTGAGAAGTGAATCAACTTTGATTTCTCCGGTTAGGCCCAAATTTTCCAATCTTACTCCGGTAACTCTTCCATTCAAACACTCAATGCCAAACCAGTAGGGAGGATCGTTCTCgtaacacatgaccttagtccAGTTATGATGAAGAAACGAATTGCTAAAACCGGCTACGAGAGCCAAAAGGGCATCTCTTTCCTCTCCGTGGAAGCCATTTTGACCATCGTCAGCTGTGATTTTTGGACATAGTAGAAGAAGATATAGAAGAAGGAAGTGCTCGAGGAACTTAGTAAACGTCATTCTACAATTCAATGGAGAAGCCATTTGGTTGAACCTAGCATGGATGAGCCTCGTACAAATAGAAAGGTACGTAGCAAATAAGTTAGCTAGATGGATTTGTAAAATATATATTCACGGTGGGATGCCATGCCGGCTACTAGTTTCCAGTGTTGAAGGGGAAAACAAGGACGATCAAAACAGAGATCAGATAAAAATCTCATGATCTGAGAATCCTAGAAAACGACTTCTTCATAAATTGTTTTTACGTAGGATCAATCACTTGAGCCAAGCTAACTGATTGTTTTGCAAGGAACCTTGGCTTTTTAAACAAGGGGATTGTCGCATGCATATTCCTGCTATTTGGCTTGGTTGGTTACAAAATCTTCCCATTGATCTATATGCAAAATGCTAGAATGGGTAAACGAACTTGCCTCCTCACCTAAGGAATTTTCGGGGTACAAGATAGCCAACTGTGTTAATTAACGGAGGAAACAAGGGATGGAACCAGTTTGTCCGAGGAAAATATCTAGGTAGAATTAGCTGCAACAAAATATTCATagaattcaatatcaatagcaTAGCATACGATGGCAAATTTAAAGCATATTCTCAACAAAACACGGATGGATTTGCCTCTTCCTTCACAAAAAAGATATTCTTGCAATGATAAGCAAGCCCCGAATACGCATGCAAAAATTTTGCCTTGCTCCCTGGTTTACTAAGGAATCTTTGATGGGATTAGGGTGTAAAGTAAGATCTGTTAAATTAAATCTTCCAGTCATACGCATGTACGTGAGAGCGTGTTAATTACTTCCTTTTGATCATGAATGCACAAAATGACCATGCATGCCAATTTTCCGTGGGAAGAACCTTTTGTTGTCGAGCCTACTAGTCGCTACGTAAATACTTTTAACCGTGTACGGATCACTACAATTCTTTAAACCCATCTGAAGGGGCTGTTCTATTCGATTTCTTGATCACAAAAACGATGAACCAAAATTTCCCACAGAAAATGCCAGAAGAGACCTCTAACTTTTGTACGTCAAGAATGGAAATAGAACCAGCAGCTCAAGCAGTGCAATGACGTGCCACGCAATCATTAGAAGCATAGAACTATTAAAACcacaaagaagaaaacaaaggcATGGGGGAAAGACCTGTCGATCAACGTTATCCattattaataatataaaatgtcgtCTAGGTGTTTCCTTCCTCTTGCTCCGATCTCCCCTAGGAAGTTGTCGTCCCATGCGACGAATGTACATTATATTATTTGCACCAATTGGATGCGCTTTTCAAGCCACACATGTACACTAATAGTAAGAGCTTGTTCATTCATAGATATGACTTGCAAACAAACATTGAGAAGATAAACGTTTAGTATAATATGTGGCTTTCTCTTGATGATTAATCTATTAGTACATGTTTAATATGCATATGCAAATATTATTTCATTGGACAAATTGGGGGAGGATTGAACTGTATGATAAGGGAGAACAGATTATAAGAAGaagattttgaattcaaaatccCCCATTCGCTTGCTCCTAATGCCGagggaaattgagttttattttattttcttcataTTTGATTATTTAATAAGTTAACAGGGTTTCCTTAATTATGAATTATGATTGACCAATTCTTTGGTTTTGGccttcaaaacaaaaaaaaaaagaattatttggTTTTTGATGACTGACTGACTTTTCATGCCCGGGCCGAAACGAATACGCGCTTCATACAAAGCCGAGGAAACTGAAAGAAGACAAAATTGGAAGACCTAAATAAGTCGTGCGACGTTACAGGCGAAATCAGGCTGTTCCCATTTTCGCGGTCCGCCTAACAGGCACAAATAATTAGCTGAGCGAGTTGAATGTGTATTTGAGTAGATATAACAAACAAGTCTCCTCCATACGACCCAAaagacagaaaagaaagaaaaactcctCTTTCTACTAATTACAGTTTGGCTTGCCAACAGATGCATCCAACAACATGGTAATTCATAATATGAAAGGCATCACTAGTACAATAGTAAAACAAATTACTGGCAGAGTGCCTCCtatatatgcatgtatatatatgACTGAAGAACCAAAACTGAAAGAGAATTTGAAGGAAGAACCTTCGCTCCGTAGAGACGTAAAGATGAGAAATTAGCACGTTTTGTATAAAAAAGTGGATGCCATTATTGTCTTTCCACATGGATAATACAAGGGCTTGCAAGACAAATGCCGGTTTGTTAAGATTTGAATGCAAAAGTGCTAGTACTTTTCTTTGACCGAGACATACATagggaaaataaaaaactatTGTCTATTGGAACCGAACAAAAATTAGGCATGCAGAACTATTTGGATCCATAAGAAAAGTATACCAAGTTGTATTAGATTATCCAAGAATTAGTTGACGAGACCTAGAGACGATTGATGCAGTGAAGTGAAAGGATACTGCCCTGGCACTCGACAGAATTATAATAATCACAGGCtattttttaattcaaaaggATAGGACTAGTTCGGTGGTTGATTTATGTCTCATGCACGGCAGCTTACATCGTTTACGTTATTTACATATTTTCTGTAGGAAGCTGGGCACTTGTTAGTTACCGGTGAAAATCCAATACTGAGCAATAGTTGAATATGCCCAGAGCCACCATGCATGCAAAACACGGTTGCAATATAATAGATGCAACTGGATTTCGTGGAGAA contains:
- the LOC113759270 gene encoding probable inactive receptor kinase At2g26730 encodes the protein MTFTKFLEHFLLLYLLLLCPKITADDGQNGFHGEERDALLALVAGFSNSFLHHNWTKVMCYENDPPYWFGIECLNGRVTGVRLENLGLTGEIKVDSLLNLTELSILSFKDNSISGPLMGFSNNQKLTDIDLSGNRFDGAIPLSLLKLNSLASLQLQANNLSGSIPSFDQTSLREFNVSYNNLSGPIPNTKVLQSFNRFSYVGNPNLCGPPSSSDCNSKNDTSDTNKSKSSKSSKLVPILLVVNVVALIILLFLCIIFFKKYKNLKKKLEEKHVLVGDEEKDEKIKMETGGNRVAADEVEKGKLVFVNEDRKFELDDLLKASAEGLGKGNFGNCYKTMLERGPIVVKRLKDLKPLSGEEFMKQVRLIAHQKHPNLLSLLAYYYSKDEKLLLYKFASNGNVYNRLNEGKGKPTRIPFRWSSRLSVARGVGRALEYLHLNTKSTNVVPHGNLKLSNVLLDENDGVLVTDYGLTSLVAAPLAAQRMIAFKSPEYQSHKKVSRKSDVWSYGCLLLELVTGRVSADSAPPGTNAVDLCRWVHRAVREEWTAEIFDVEIAVQRSANHGMLKLLQIAMRCCASSPENRPEMSEVAREVENIVVTADSEDEEEFSSMDRSLTDESMSTPSRSTTTLDDRR